Genomic window (Bacteroidota bacterium):
GAGGGTCCCCACCCAGACCCATTGGTTGGTGTCTGGCAGAATGGCACGGATACTGGCCGTCTGCAGCCCTGCAGGAAGGTTTTCCGGACGAACAAACCGATCGGATCCCATCCGACGAATCCACAATCCGTTTCCAATGGTTCCTGCCCAGATGTCGCCCGAAGCTGTTCTGTTCAGAACACGGATGTCATCAGCTGGACCTGTCTGGGACCCCGATAAACGCAGCACCACTGTATCCACCTGACCGCTGGTTGCGAAACGGATCAGCCCCGATGAACTTCCCGCCCAGACACCCGATGAATCGGCCAGGAGTGACAGGATAAACCCATTGGGTAAACGGGGTTCACTGATCCTGCTGATGATTTTTTTCAGCTGATGCCGGCCGTCATATACCGAAATACCTCCGCCATAAGTTCCTACCCATAAATCGTCGGGTGATACACGGGCAAAGGACATGATGCTGCTGACGGGACCCTCCTTCCCGCCCAGATTGAACTTCACAGGCTTCAGATCCGCTTTAAAAAGTCCACCGGTTTCGGTTCCTACCCATAAATTCCCTGACCGGTCCTCTGAAAGTGACAGAATAATCATCTGATCAGTCACCGATCCGCGCCCGGTAAGCAAACGGATGGGAATCAGCTCGTTCTGTTCCGGAAGATACCGCCAGAGTCCATTTCCGTACGTTCCCACCCAGACCGAACCACGGGTGTCGGTCAGCATGGCCCAGACAGACAGATCCTTTCCGCCAGCAGGCATTCCTCTGAACCGGATTCGTTCAAATAGTCCTGTTTCGGGGTTGAATCGCTGCAATCCAGCCTGATAAGTACCAACCAGAAGCTGGTCACCGGGCAATGGTAACAGGGACTGAATCCGGTCAGAGGCCAGTGAATCAGGATGTCCCGACTGACGGAATTGCCGAAGCGGAACTCCATTCGCGGAAACATGGATCAGACCACTTCCGAACGTACCAACCCAATAACTGCCGTCACTGGTGTGAATCACCTCCCTCACCCGCCGGTAAACCACGCCATTTAACGAGTCCGGCCATTTAGTCACCTCACCCCGGCCAGGATGGATGACGGCCAGTCCGGCATCATCAAATCCGACCAGAACCTGGTCACCGGTTTCCTTCAGAACCCTCACCTGCCGGCCCGGAAGCACCCGCAATCCTGAACCCTCAGCCGACCATAAACGGGTCCGGCCGGCCTTCCAGTCCACTTCATCGAGCCCCTGTCCGTGATACCCAACCCACAGACGCCCGCCGTGGTCTTCCAGCAAGGCCTGAATCTGATTATCTGCCAGGTCCACAGCTCCTGAATGGTGCTTTCGGATGGGCGTAAAACCATAGCCGTTGAACAGATTTAAACCATCCCGGGTGGCCACCCACATCAATCCGTTTGCGGATTGCCTGATCGCCGTGACAGAGTTCTGACTGAGGCCATCAGACACGGAATAATTGTGAAACACCAATTCCTGTGCAGAAAGCAACAGAGGAAAGAAAAGCAGAAAAAAATGGGGGACTGATTTCATTTTTCAAAAATACTCGATTTCAAAATGGGTTCTTGCATACCCGCCCGATATTAATAACCGATTAAGAAAACCGGTTCCACTTTCCCGAAATTCAAATACACCCTGCCCAGCCTGCAAACAGAGGAGATTTTAATCCTTATATTTACGAAAACTTTTTGGAGGTCGTAATGGACAGAATTACTGCGGTGATCCTTGGTGGTGGAGCCGGAAAACGTTTGTTTCCACTGACCAGCAGCCGGGCCAAACCGGCCGTTCCGATCGGAGGAAAATTCCGGCTGATCGACATCCCGGTTTCAAACTGCATCCACAGTAATATCCGCCAGATCTTTGTTCTGACCCAGTACAATTCTGAGTCCCTCAACCGGCACCTGACCCAGACCTACCATTTCGGGAACTTTTCGAACGAATTTGTTCAGATTCTGGCAGCCCAGCAAACCATGAAATCAACCAACTGGTATCAGGGAACGGCCGATGCAGTCCGGCAGAACCTCAATTATATCTCAAACATTGAGAATCCCTATACCCTGATCCTTGCGGGCGATCAGCTGTACCATATGAATTTCAGGAAGGTCCTCGATCACCACCTTAAAATGAAATCTGACCTGACCATTTGTGTCCTTCCGGTCAGCCGTGATCAGGCTCGTGGTTTCGGAATTCTTCAAACCAGCAAATCGGGCCGGATCACACGTTTTTACGAAAAACCCACCGATGAAGCACTTCTCGACAAACTGCGGTTATCAAACGAGGATATCCGTCAGGTTGGCATTGAACCCCATGGCCGGAATTACATGGCCAGCATGGGGATTTATCTGTTCAACACCGATACCATGAATGAACTGCTTAAAGGAACCAGTCACGAGGATTTTGGCAAGGAAGTGATTCCGGAAGCCATCAAGCACAAACGCGTTCACGCCTACTTTTTTGATGGGTATTGGGAAGACATCGGAACCATCAAAAGCTTCCATCAGGCAAACATTGCCCTGACGGATGACGTCCCGCTCTTCGACTTTTATGACGAAGAACACATGATGTACACTCACCCTCGCTACCTCCCCGGATCCAAAATCAAGGATGCCGAAATACACAATGCGGTCATCTCGGAAGGATCGATTGTCGAAAATGCAAAAATCATCCGGTCCATTGTCGGTGTACGTTCGGTTCTGAGAGCCGGATCCGAATTGGTGAACACCTACATGATGGGGGCCGATTATTACGATACATCCGAGTTCAAAAACCGTAAATATGATCCCGAGGATCCAATGATGGGCGTTGGCGAGCGTTCAATCATTCTGAATGCCATCATTGATAAAAATGCCCGCATCGGACGCGATGTGAAACTGATCAATCATGCCGGGCATTATAACTATCAGGACGACTTTGTGAATATCGTGGATGGAATCATTGTCGTCGCAAAAAACAAACGGATTCCAGACGGATACGAAATCTGATCCGGAATCCGGCAGGCCGGTTTTTCTGTTCTGAATACAAAACAGGAAAATCATGACTGCCCTTTTCTGGTTCCGGCGCGATCTTCGGCTCGATGACAATCATGGACTGTACCGTGCACTGACCCGTTTTGAACGGGTGGTGCCGGTCTTTATTTACGACTCACAGATCCTTGGTAAACTAGACAACTGTTCCGATTCCCGGCTGAAACTGATTGATGAGGCATTGGATGATCTTGATCAGAAACTGGCAGGCAACGGAACATCCATCCTCAGGCTATACGGTGACCCCGCTCTCCTGATCCCACAGGCAGCCCTTCAACTCGGGGCGTTGACCGTTATTACCAATGCCGATTACGAACCATACGCCCGTGAACGCGACCAGCGAATCCATGACCAACTCGGAAAACTGAATATTCCATTTGAGCGGTACAAAGACCACGTCATTTTTCATGAATCGGAAATCACGAAGGCTGATGGACTTCCCTATGTGGTCTATACTCCTTACAGCCGTGCCTGGAAAACCCGGCTGACCCCGGCTGACTACCAACTGTTTCCATCACAGTCCTTCATTGGACGGCTGAGCCGGGCGACCAATACAGAACAGCTCCCGGTGGTGCCCAACTCCCTGTCGTGCGGGATGGAACCGGCAACCGCTGTTATTCAGGGAACCACCGAGGCCGCACAGCGCATGCTGGACCGTTTCCGCACCCGACTCTCTTCCTATGGCAGCAACCGGGACTTTCCGGCAAAAAACGGAGTTTCATTCCTGTCTCCCTATTTGCGCTTTGGGCAAGTTTCCATCCGTGAATGCGTTCGGATGGCTCTCTCATCGAAATCGGATGGCGCGCAGAAATGGCTGAATGAACTGATCTGGCGTGACTTTTACTCACAGATTCTCTGGCACTTCCCACAGTCTGCCACACAGTCCTTCAACCCGGCCTACAGAAACCTGAACTTCCCATCTGACGAAACCCTCTTTTCTGCCTGGTGTGATGGACGAACGGGGTTCCCGCTGGTAGATGCCGCCATGCGTCAGCTGAATCAGACCGGATGGATGCATAACCGGCTCAGAATGGTGACCGCCTCTTTTCTGGTTAAGGATCTTCTGGTCGACTGGCGATGGGGGGAGACATACTTTGCCTCGAAACTGCTCGATTTCGATCTGGCCAGCAACAATGGCGGGTGGCAATGGGCCGCCTCAACCGGCTGTGATGCCCAACCCTGGTTCAGAATCTTCAATCCCGTCACCCAATCGGAGAAATTTGATCCCGATGGAAGTTTCATCAGGAAATATGTTCCTGAACTGGCTGCTGTTCCCCCTAAATGGATTCACCAACCCTGGACCCTGACCCCGGTGGATCAACATACTTTCAATTGCAGGATCGGGTCCGACTATCCAGCCCCGATCGTTGACCATTCCGAGCAAAGACAAAAAGCACTGACGTTGTTCCAGTCAGCCAGACAATAATCTGACAGTAAAAAAAAGGGGCTGTCCCGTCTGGAACAGCCCCTTTTTGAAAAATCCGTTCCGGATTATTTCTGAACTTTTACGCTGATGGTAATATCACCAGTTGATCCGGTGGTCAGGTTGGTTACTAGAGCAACCCCATATTTACCTGAAGCAGTTTTGAAGGCAACCACTGTATCTTTCAGCAAGCTATTGACTTTGGTCACTTCAGATCCGGTTCCATTATCCCATGAAGCCTTGATTTTTGATGCAACATCGACATCATTAAAATTCTGTACCGACATACTTGTGGTTTTGAATTTTGTGGCATTTTTAACGGTCCATGTGGCAAGACCATTCGTACCATCATAAACGGTTGCAGCATCTGTATCATTCGGAGCAGCAAGAGTTGCAAAATTAGAGGCACCATAGAAATAAACCAGATCAACTTTATCAGAGTTGGTTTTGGCATCCACAATGGTATAAACGGTTCCTGTTGTGGTTGCAAGGAAGGAACCAGTACTTGAGCTTTGAGCACCCAGTAATTTTGCAGAATAGCTGTCCAGGCCAGACGC
Coding sequences:
- a CDS encoding glucose-1-phosphate adenylyltransferase, which codes for MDRITAVILGGGAGKRLFPLTSSRAKPAVPIGGKFRLIDIPVSNCIHSNIRQIFVLTQYNSESLNRHLTQTYHFGNFSNEFVQILAAQQTMKSTNWYQGTADAVRQNLNYISNIENPYTLILAGDQLYHMNFRKVLDHHLKMKSDLTICVLPVSRDQARGFGILQTSKSGRITRFYEKPTDEALLDKLRLSNEDIRQVGIEPHGRNYMASMGIYLFNTDTMNELLKGTSHEDFGKEVIPEAIKHKRVHAYFFDGYWEDIGTIKSFHQANIALTDDVPLFDFYDEEHMMYTHPRYLPGSKIKDAEIHNAVISEGSIVENAKIIRSIVGVRSVLRAGSELVNTYMMGADYYDTSEFKNRKYDPEDPMMGVGERSIILNAIIDKNARIGRDVKLINHAGHYNYQDDFVNIVDGIIVVAKNKRIPDGYEI
- a CDS encoding deoxyribodipyrimidine photo-lyase — translated: MTALFWFRRDLRLDDNHGLYRALTRFERVVPVFIYDSQILGKLDNCSDSRLKLIDEALDDLDQKLAGNGTSILRLYGDPALLIPQAALQLGALTVITNADYEPYARERDQRIHDQLGKLNIPFERYKDHVIFHESEITKADGLPYVVYTPYSRAWKTRLTPADYQLFPSQSFIGRLSRATNTEQLPVVPNSLSCGMEPATAVIQGTTEAAQRMLDRFRTRLSSYGSNRDFPAKNGVSFLSPYLRFGQVSIRECVRMALSSKSDGAQKWLNELIWRDFYSQILWHFPQSATQSFNPAYRNLNFPSDETLFSAWCDGRTGFPLVDAAMRQLNQTGWMHNRLRMVTASFLVKDLLVDWRWGETYFASKLLDFDLASNNGGWQWAASTGCDAQPWFRIFNPVTQSEKFDPDGSFIRKYVPELAAVPPKWIHQPWTLTPVDQHTFNCRIGSDYPAPIVDHSEQRQKALTLFQSARQ